A single Scleropages formosus chromosome 4, fSclFor1.1, whole genome shotgun sequence DNA region contains:
- the LOC108934278 gene encoding BTB/POZ domain-containing protein KCTD12-like, producing MALSDHSSCVPGDEIPFPEIVELNVGGQVYITRYSTLTSLPDSFLGEMFTQKNPKGLARDTKGRFFVDRDGFLFRYILDYMRDQQLVLPDHFPERGRLQREAEFFNLPELVKMLQPKISKQNSLGEEGCQSDPEDSSPITDTARNLAGIGGSSVTCGNLGPGVGSDGRRSGFITIGYRGSYTLGRDSQTDAKFRRVARIMVCGKTSLAKEVFGDTLNESRDPDRPPERYTSRYYLKFTFLEQAFDRLADAGFNMIACNSTGTCAFAHDQTDDKIWTNYTEYVFYRE from the coding sequence ATGGCTTTGTCTGATCATTCTTCCTGTGTCCCTGGGGATGAAATTCCCTTCCCAGAGATAGTGGAGCTCAACGTGGGTGGGCAGGTGTACATCACTCGCTATTCAACTCTCACCAGCCTCCCAGACTCCTTCCTCGGGGAGATGTTCACACAGAAGAACCCTAAGGGGCTTGCACGTGACACCAAAGGGCGCTTTTTTGTGGACCGCGATGGCTTTCTCTTTCGCTACATACTCGACTACATGCGAGACCAGCAGCTGGTGCTTCCAGACCACTTCCCAGAGCGTGGAAGGCTACAGCGGGAGGCAGAGTTCTTCAATCTGCCTGAGCTGGTGAAAATGCTGCAGCCCAAGATCAGCAAGCAGAACTCCCTTGGAGAGGAAGGTTGCCAGAGTGACCCAGAAGACTCTTCCCCCATCACTGATACTGCTCGTAATTTGGCCGGTATTGGTGGGAGCTCCGTCACCTGTGGCAATCTGGGACCGGGTGTGGGAAGCGATGGCCGGCGCTCCGGCTTCATCACCATTGGCTATCGAGGCTCGTATACGCTGGGTCGGGACAGTCAAACAGACGCCAAGTTCCGTCGTGTGGCACGAATAATGGTGTGTGGGAAGACCTCACTGGCGAAGGAGGTGTTTGGTGACACTCTCAATGAGAGTCGGGATCCAGATCGCCCACCAGAACGTTATACATCGCGATATTATCTAAAGTTCACCTTCCTGGAGCAGGCATTTGACAGGCTGGCTGATGCTGGGTTCAACATGATTGCTTGCAACTCAACAGGAACCTGCGCCTTTGCCCATGACCAGACAGATGACAAGATTTGGACCAACTACACAGAGTATGTATTCTACCGTGAGTGA
- the LOC108934467 gene encoding zinc finger protein 711-like, with protein sequence MDQCGGVLEFQLQDSKMPHTMIMQDFVAGMGGMAHIDGDHIVVSVPEAVLVSDVVTDEGITLEHGLEAEVVDGADIVSDDMVTTEGVIVSESALGAEVAIEEALDSDHHMLTADLIDESVRVPDQVFEMVSEEVMVSNCDSETVIQSHEAMPASTVTLKTDDDEDGKSTSEDYLMISLDEVGEKLDIGNTPLKISTEVAQDEGPKEGDFGSEVIKVYIFKAEADDDVEIGGTEVVTESDFPNGHAVLEQGPVGRLSREKMVYMAVKDSSQGAEDMNCAEIADEVYMEVIVGEDEAPAIQEVLEEPAVNKTFVPVAWAAAYGNNLETRLENKNGAATQYLQISDSLSTSRALKQRVKKKRKGETRQCQTAVIIGPDGQPLTVYPCHICGKKFKSRGFLKRHMKNHPDHMFKKKYQCTDCDFTTNKKVSFHNHLESHKLIIKSEKVPEYTEYTRRYCEASPLSSNKLILRDKEPKLHKCKYCDYETAEQGLLNRHLLAVHSKNFAHVCVECAKGFRHPSELKKHMRTHTGEKPYQCPHCEFRCADQSNLKTHIKSKHGTELPYKCGQCPQAFADDKELQRHNEIFQGHKAHQCPHCDHKSTNSSDLKRHIISVHTKDFPHKCEVCDKGFHRPSELKKHSEIHKGSKVHQCRHCDFKISDPFTLSRHILSVHTKDLPFKCKRCKRGFRHQNELKKHMKTHSGRKVYQCQYCEYNTTDASGFKRHVISIHTKDYPHRCDYCKKGFRRPSEKNQHIMRHHKDVLM encoded by the exons atggacCAATGTGGAGGGGTATTGGAGTTTCAGCTGCAAGATTCTAAAATGCCTCATACAATGATAATGCAGGACTTTG tGGCTGGCATGGGGGGCATGGCCCATATCGACGGAGACCACATCGTTGTGTCAGTACCTGAGGCAGTGCTTGTGTCAGATGTGGTGACCGATGAAGGCATTACTCTGGAGCATGGTCTGGAGGCAGAGGTAGTCGATGGGGCGGACATTGTCTCCGATGACATGGTGACAACAGAAGGTGTAATCGTTTCTGAGTCTGCTCTTGGAGCAGAGGTAGCCATTGAGGAAGCTTTGGATTCTGACCACCACATGCTAACTGCTGACCTGATTGACGAGTCAGTGCGTGTTCCTGACCAAGTCTTTGAGATGGTGTCTGAGGAGGTGATGGTCTCCAACTGTGACTCTGAGACAGTCATCCAATCTCACGAGGCCATGCCAGCCTCTACAGTCACTCTCAAGACAGACGATGATGAAGATGGCAAGAGCACCTCAGAAGACTATCTAATGATCTCCT TGGATGAGGTTGGGGAAAAACTTGATATTGGGAACACTCCTCTGAAGATAAGCACTGAGGTGGCACAAGATGAAGGCCCCAAAGAAGGTGACTTCGGCTCTGAGGTCATCAAGGTGTACATCTTTAAAGCCGAAGCTGACGACGACGTTGAAATTG GTGGTACAGAGGTAGTGACAGAGAGTGACTTTCCCAATGGTCATGCGGTTTTGGAGCAAGGGCCTGTTGGTAGACTATCAAGGGAGAAGATGGTCTACATGGCAGTTAAGGACTCTTCCCAAGGAGCTGAGGACATGA ATTGTGCAGAGATTGCGGATGAGGTGTACATGGAGGTGATTGTTGGGGAAGACGAGGCCCCTGCCATCCAGGAGGTGTTAGAGGAGCCAGCTGTCAACAAAACTTTTGTCCCGGTGGCCTGGGCTGCTGCCTATG GTAATAACTTAGAAACAAGGCTGGAGAACAAGAATGGAGCAGCCACCCAATATCTACAGATCAGTGACAGCCTCAGCACCAGCAGAGCTCTCAAGCAGAGGGtcaagaaaaagaggaaaggagaaaCACGGCAATGCCAAACAG cTGTGATCATCGGTCCAGATGGACAACCCCTGACAGTATACCCCTGTCACATCTGTGGGAAGAAGTTCAAGTCACGGGGTTTCCTAAAGCGCCACATGAAGAACCATCCTGACCACATGTTTAAGAAGAAATATCAGTGCACAGACTGTGACTTTACCACCAACAAGAAAGTCAGCTTCCACAACCACCTTGAGAGTCACAAATTAATCATTAAGAGCGAAAAGGTTCCAGAGTATACAGAATACACTCGACGATATTGTGAGGCCAGTCCCCTAAGCTCCAACAAGCTCATTCTGCGTGACAAGGAGCCCAAGCTGCACAAGTGCAAGTACTGTGATTACGAGACAGCTGAGCAGGGTTTGCTCAACCGGCACCTGCTAGCTGTGCACAGTAAGAACTTTGCTCATGTGTGCGTAGAGTGCGCCAAAGGTTTCCGGCACCCATCGGAGCTCAAGAAGCACATGCGGACCCACACAGGTGAGAAACCCTATCAGTGTCCACACTGTGAATTCCGTTGTGCAGACCAGTCCAACCTAAAGACTCACATCAAGAGCAAGCATGGCACTGAACTCCCTTATAAGTGCGGCCAGTGCCCTCAGGCCTTTGCTGACGACAAGGAGTTACAGAGGCACAATGAGATCTTCCAGGGGCACAAGGCACACCAGTGTCCGCACTGTGACCACAAGAGCACTAATTCCAGTGACCTAAAGAGGCACATCATTTCAGTACACACCAAGGACTTCCCGCACAAGTGTGAAGTGTGTGACAAAGGGTTCCACCGGCCCTCTGAGCTCAAGAAACACTCAGAGATTCATAAGGGTAGCAAGGTGCACCAATGTCGGCATTGCGACTTCAAGATCTCCGATCCGTTCACACTCAGCCGACACATCCTGTCAGTGCACACCAAGGACTTGCCCTTCAAGTGCAAGCGCTGCAAGCGGGGCTTCCGCCACCAGAACGAACTGAAGaagcacatgaaaacacacagcggCCGTAAGGTCTACCAGTGCCAGTACTGCGAGTACAACACTACGGACGCCTCTGGGTTTAAGCGGCATGTCATATCAATTCACACCAAAGACTATCCCCATCGGTGTGACTATTGCAAGAAGGGCTTCCGCAGGCCCTCTGAAAAAAACCAGCATATAATGCGGCACCACAAAGACGTGTTAATGTAA